The Calypte anna isolate BGI_N300 chromosome 1, bCalAnn1_v1.p, whole genome shotgun sequence region TGGCCTGCTATTGAGAAAGATGAGAATGCAAATTAGCGATCGGGTCCCAGGACAAAGGGAACACTTgaagtattatttaaaaatcatgatGGCACTGAATGTTTTTGATGCTGTCTCTCATAGTTTGGGATCCTGGAAGGCTTGTGCCTCACAGGCCTCAAGGGTCCTTTCAGGTGGCACCCTCTCTCCgccctgcagctgccaggcttCGTTGCCAGACAAGGAGCAGCGCCGAGGCCGGTCGGtgttctcctcctctctgctgccgAGGGAGAGGCGACGGTCGCGGCGCGATGCGAGCAGAAGACGGGAATGCCGtgggctgcaggctggggtGGGTTGTGGAGTCTCATCAATGAACGTGGTGATCTCATCTCGGAAGAAGCAGGGGCTGGAGCCCCCGGGTATCAGCCCCGCCTCCAAAAACTGCCGTAGGGTCGTCAGCTCATCTTCTGAGGGCCGCCGGCGGTAGTCATGCAGTTGAGGAGGCAAGAAGCCGGGGCCTCCAGGCTTGTGGGGGCCACAAATGCGGATGTCATCAGATGAAGACCACTTGTGTAGGAAGGACGGAGCAGAGCGGTGGGCAGAGAAGATGTTAGTCTCATCATGTGACATTCTCCGGGAGATAGGgacctggaaaaagagaaggaagcaggTGATGGAAGTCTTGAAGAGATAGAACAAGAGGGGAGTAGCTGAGGCTTTCTCAGGGAAGAAAGACAACAGGACGCAAAGACGGGACGGGAGatttgaaagagaaggaagtgtGTTATGAGGCTGCCCCTGCTAGCTCTTGGCTCACCTGCAGGTAGTGCACTTTTTCCTGGGGCAACAACATGTGGTGCATGGGTAGCAGCTTGATGTTCTGGGAGTCCCGCTTTACAGCTGCAGCACCATTTGAATCAAATCTCACTTTGCAGATCCTGCCATCACCGTAGTCATCACAGGCACCATCTGTTGGCAAAGAGAAGAACAGCAGTCAACACTTCTCAGAAGAGAAGTGCTGGCAGGGCACTTGGATGCCATCCTAACACTTGTCTGACTTCTGCTGCCCTACTTGCAGCCTTCAGGGCTCATCTCTGAACACGGTTCTTGTCTTCCTGCTTGCAGCAGCACTAAAGGACTCAGAGACTGCCCTGTTTCTTCTGTCTTGTTTTGAATCGCCCACTGCCAGAACCTGGACCTTTGCATCAGCATGTCGGGCTGAGGCCGGGTGCTCCACTTTCACTGTGGTTTGGCAGCTGTGCACATTGTCTCTACTCTGGCATCTACTGTAAAGGATGTTGCACTAATTTTTCCTGGGTGATAGTGAGTTCTAAGGCAGCAAGTGAATGGCAGAgctttctccagaaaaaatgTTCCCATGGTTGCTGACTCCAAATTATAACATAAATACCACTTGGCCACCCACACCACCACCCGTAGGGGCATCAGGTCCTTTTCCTGAGGCAGACCCTTCTCTCTCCTGTAGCCTTTTGGGGAGGGGTTTAGTGAAGGAATGTGTCTGTGGGGTAGCAAGGGGTTTACCATCATCTCCATCTTCCTCAGACATGATAGCCACACACTGCTCCCACACAGTGCGGAGATCTGCTCGGTAGCGCTCACAGGACCAGATGAaggaggggagcagcagagtCTGCACCATGGAGCACCAGAGCACAGCCAGGACCATCCAGGTAGGGGCCGTATCATAGCGCAGGCTAAAAAAGCTCACGACCTTCAAGGTAAGAGAGAGAAACTCTAAGGATGAAGACAAAAATAGGGTTCAAGGGAGAAGGATAACGGGAGTCAATTCTGTAGAAGAACATACTCCATCTGTAAAGGATTTGTCAAGTAATCACCCCGTGCCCCTTTGAAAAACTGTTCCTGGGGTGTTGTCCTGGGTTTGCAGTACCATATTCCAAGCTGTCTAACTCTAACATGGGAACTGGTGTTAGCATTCCTTCTTCCCCATGCTCATTGTGAGCTGGAGCTAAATAGAACACAgccactggggaaaaaaaaagccacaaaaaaacctgtgacTAAGCCTCTCTTCTCTTAATGGTTCCCTCTGAGAACTTCCTCAGCTCTCCAGTTTTGCAGACAATCAACCAGCCAGCCAAAACCTGAGTGCTGACTACAACCATGCAAGCAGAAGTACAAACTCTCTGCAATGGCTTTTAAAGCTGCTGCATCAGTTCTCCAGAAGAAAactggagaaacagaaatctaATTGTTTTTACAGAGGTAGAGCTCCCTCTAAGTTTgcagaataatttcttcttctcatAGCCACCTAAAACTTTCATAGTGATTTTAGCTGTGTGCTGTGTGTTCCTTAGGCTGAGACTTAAGAAGATGCtactggggaaggagaaaagaattaCTGcaatctttttaaaagcagtactCAGAATAACACATATTCAAATGCAGCAACTCTGTGGCTGGTGGTAAAAAGACAAGTTTCGCCTCTAAAACTTGAGAGAAATGGAAATCTAGTTTAGCTACAGACTTTGAAGGGAAAGGGGGATCTTGCTGCTTACCAGGATAGGCACCCCAGTGAGTGTGTCATACAGGAAGACAATAGCGCTGATGAGGTTGGTCATCTGCAAGGAGGTCTTGGCTGACTCAGAGCCATCCAGTGaggacctccttttgccccGTACATCCTCCACTACAATGGCTGGCACATTGAAAGTGGTGTGTGCTGATGAAGAGCAGGATGACgtttcttctgctctctgatGGTGGCACCGCCGGCGTCTCCTGTGTGCCCATAGAGTCTG contains the following coding sequences:
- the GPR162 gene encoding probable G-protein coupled receptor 162, encoding MGDSESESTLHNNSLWWLACGMLALLANSWIILSITAKQQKHKPLELLLCFLAGTHILMAAVPLTTYAVVQLRRESSDYDWNESICKVFVSTYYTLALATCFTVASLSYHRMWMVRWPVNYRLSNAKKQALHAVMGIWMVSFILSTLPSIGWHNNGERYYARGCQFIVSKIGLGFGVCFSLLLLGGIVMGLVCVGITFYQTLWAHRRRRRCHHQRAEETSSCSSSAHTTFNVPAIVVEDVRGKRRSSLDGSESAKTSLQMTNLISAIVFLYDTLTGVPILVVSFFSLRYDTAPTWMVLAVLWCSMVQTLLLPSFIWSCERYRADLRTVWEQCVAIMSEEDGDDDGACDDYGDGRICKVRFDSNGAAAVKRDSQNIKLLPMHHMLLPQEKVHYLQVPISRRMSHDETNIFSAHRSAPSFLHKWSSSDDIRICGPHKPGGPGFLPPQLHDYRRRPSEDELTTLRQFLEAGLIPGGSSPCFFRDEITTFIDETPQPTPACSPRHSRLLLASRRDRRLSLGSREEENTDRPRRCSLSGNEAWQLQGGERVPPERTLEACEAQAFQDPKL